The Candidatus Micrarchaeia archaeon region AGGCTTGACGGTGATCTGATTTTTGTGGACCCGCCGATTCATCAAGGGCTTCTTGTTGGCGCATACCGCTTTGATCTTGGCGGAGGTCAGCCGTTTCATAAACTCAGTATCCGCCGCACAAGGCCAGGGCATGAACCCGCCCATCGCCAGGAAGATTTTTTTTCTAATAAGGAAAACGCCGCACGTTTGCTTCTGTTCCCCAGACTCCATGTCGGTTCCCATCATGTAGACGGCGGTGCCGCCCGGACTTTTGTCATGCTCTAATAGGCGTTCAATCATGTCGGGGTTGGCCGTATCGTCTGTATCGAAAAACAGGAGCCGGTCATGTTTGGCCAGGGCCGCCAGGCTGTTTTTGACTAAATAAGGGCCGTAGTTATTGCTAAACCAATGGATCTGCAAATTTTCATAATTCTGCGCTATTTTAAGAGCCCGCCACCGGGTGGATTTGCAAGCGTCCACCCCCAGGAGGATTTCATGTTGTGCGCCGCCCTGGAAATACGTTTGGGCCACCAGCGAATCGAGACACTCCTGCAAAAAGTCCGCCGCTTTCCACGCCGGGATGATAATGGAAATGTCCCCTCCCGGAGCCACGGAAGCAACCGGGAGAGGATCAGGGGCGATGTCAGCCGATTTTACC contains the following coding sequences:
- a CDS encoding glycosyltransferase family A protein: MQQQATQAVYRVKAGYSIQLPFQRTVQGGELLENPSPELVRLNAWKLDLVKSADIAPDPLPVASVAPGGDISIIIPAWKAADFLQECLDSLVAQTYFQGGAQHEILLGVDACKSTRWRALKIAQNYENLQIHWFSNNYGPYLVKNSLAALAKHDRLLFFDTDDTANPDMIERLLEHDKSPGGTAVYMMGTDMESGEQKQTCGVFLIRKKIFLAMGGFMPWPCAADTEFMKRLTSAKIKAVCANKKPLMNRRVHKNQITVKPDTGFGSDLRACYIQQIKQIQRLGVVNIGLVTAKSERLA